From Nicotiana tabacum cultivar K326 chromosome 20, ASM71507v2, whole genome shotgun sequence, one genomic window encodes:
- the LOC107821980 gene encoding phosphopantothenate--cysteine ligase 2 has translation MDSMNGIDNVPETATRKIKAFFESAPPLKDVAEIETKLKEFVYRNSSSSENGKINRVVCVTSGGTTVPLEKRCVRYIDNFSSGHRGAASTEYFLKAGYSVIFLYRRGTCQPFCRSLPDDPLLECFTSTDHSSIQVDPSHAEVVKRAISENRSAVNGGFLLKLPFTTIFEYLQILRLIAGSLRSRGPSAMFYLAAAVSDFYVPWESMTVHKIQSGSGPLDMRLAQVPKMLYVLRNEWAPVAFCISFKLETDTDILLGKADMALKKYKMHMVVANELSTRKEEVIVVTEQEKIAVRRDKTQAGADVEDPLIKLVVDRHSAYIKHSDA, from the exons ATGGACTCGATGAATGGCATCGATAATGTACCAGAAACAGCGACTCGTAAAATCAAGGCATTCTTTGAGTCAGCTCCACCACTAAAAGATGTTGCTGAAATAGAGACAAAATTGAAGGAATTTGTCTACCGAAATTCTTCATCATCAG AGAATGGAAAAATAAACAGGGTGGTGTGTGTGACTTCCGGTGGTACAACTGTTCCTTTGGAGAAGCGATGTGTTCGTTATATTGACAACTTTAGCTCTGGTCATAGAGGAGCTGCTTCCACAGA GTACTTTTTGAAGGCTGGTTATTCTGTCATCTTTCTTTACCGTAG GGGAACTTGCCAGCCATTTTGCAGATCACTGCCTGATGATCCATTGCTCGAGTGTTTTACTTCAACTGATCATTCAAGTATTCAAG TGGACCCATCACATGCTGAAGTGGTGAAGAGAGCCATTTCTGAAAATCGTTCT GCAGTTAACGGGGGCTTCCTGTTGAAATTACCGTTTACAACAATTTTTGAGTATTTGCAG ATTCTTCGGCTGATTGCTGGCTCTTTAAGGAGCCGTGGGCCTAGTGCTATGTTCTATCTTGCAGCTGCAGTTTCTGACTTCTATGTACCATGGGAGAGCATG ACGGTGCATAAGATCCAGTCAGGATCTGGTCCCTTGGACATGCGCCTTGCTCAAGTACCGAAGATGCTTTATGTGCTCAGAAATGAGTGGGCACCTGTGGCCTTCTGTATATCTTTCAAG CTGGAGACAGATACAGATATCCTTTTAGGAAAGGCTGATATGGCACTCAAAAAGTACAAAATGCATATGGTGGTAGCTAATGAACTTTCAACCCGCAAAGAGGAAGTTATAGTTGTCACAGAGCAGGAAAAAATCGCAGTTCGTCGGGACAAAACACAGGCCGGTGCTGATGTTGAGGACCCATTGATTAAACTTGTTGTGGATAGGCATTCAGCATACATCAAGCATTCTGATGCATGA